GCGCGGGATGACCGACTCGGCGCCGTTGCTGCCCTGGCCGGACGGCGCGCCGGAGGACGAGTTCACGATGGACCTGTACGGCCCGTCGAAGGTGCGCTGCGAATCGTTGCTCAACGCCACTTTCGGCGAGCGTACGGCCGCCGTCCGGTCCGGGTTCGTGGTCGGTCCGTACAACCCTGATTTCGGCAACTGGGGATGGGCACTCGCGCACGGTGGTTCGCTGGAGTGCGCGGCTCGTCCGGAGCAGCCGATTCAGTACATCGATGCCCGGGATCTCGCCGATTTCCTGCTCCGCGTGACGGTCGAGCGGTCGCCTGGTCCGTACAACGCGGTCGGTCCGACTCGGACGATGACCGAACTGGCCGACGCCTGGCTCGCCGCCGCGCCGGGATCCCGAACGGTTGACTGGTCGCCGGCAACTGATCGGTTTCACCTGCCTCACGACGGGTCCAACGACGGCACCTTCCAGCTCGACAACAGCCGGGCCGTCGCGGCCGGGCTGCGGCTCCGGCCGGACGCGGAGATCGCCCGCGACTACCTCGCCTGGCTCCAGGCCGGAAACATCCCGCCAGACCCGCCGCACTGATTCGTAAGATGATGCCGTGATCATCAAAACAGGCGGCGGACCCGGTGGACCGACGAGTCCGCGGGCCGGGTTCAGCAGCGTTGACGCGACTCGCTACTCGGGCAGCAGCGGCGGCAGGCAGGAGGTCGACCTTCCTGTCGCCGAGCGAGTGATCCAACCCGGTGATCGCCTCCGCTACAAGATCTACCCGGAACTGGACGCGGCGCTCACGTACACCGCCACGTACGCGGCCGTCGAGCTGGCCTTCGCCGACGGAACGCGGTCCGCCGGCCTGGACCAGTACGGGAATCCAGCCGATGCCGCCGGACAGGGCGCCGCCAAGATCCTGTACACGAACCAGTGGAACGACGTGCAGGTCGAGCTACCCGCAGGTAAGACGGTCGCCCGCGCCGTACTGGTGGTGGATGCCCCAGAGCCGGGCCATGAGTTCGCCGGCTGGATCGACGACGTCGAGATCGGTCCGGCGCCACCAGCGCCCGACGGCACCGACCTGGCCGCGTACGTCGACACCCGCCGCGGTACCAACGCCAGCCACGACTTCTCTCGCGGCAACACCCTCCCGATCACCGCCTGGCCGAACGGCTTCAACTTCCTCACCCCGGTGACGAACGCGTCGACACACCGCTGGCCGTACGAGTACCACCGCGCCAACAACGCCGACAACCGCCCGGAGCTGCAGGGACTGACGTTCTCGCACCAGCCGAGCCCGTGGATGGGCGACCGTGACCAGCTCACGATCATGCCGGTCGCAGCGGCCGATCCGCTCGGCGATCCGGCCGAGCGCGCGGCCGCGTTCAGTCACGACGACGAGATCGCGCGCCCGGACCTGTACGCGGTGACGCTCGCGAACGGCATCCGCGCCGAGCTCACGCCGACCGATCACGGCGCGACCTTCCGGTTCACCTTCCCGGCCGACGCGCCCGGCCGGCACCTGGTCTTCGACACGATCGACGAGAACGGCGAGTTCGGGTACGACGGTACGGCGCTCACCGGCTGGGTCGAGAACGGTTCGGAAACCGGCCGGACCCGGATGTACTGCTACGGCCTGTTGTCGGCCGCACCAACGAAATTCGGCCCGGCGATCGGTGGTCGCGCCAACGGTCGCGCGGCCACCTTCGACGTACCCGAAGTGACGTTGCGGATCGCCACCTCGTTCATCGGCGTCGACCAGGCGCGGCACAATCTCTCGCTGGAGCTCGAAGGTCGTACTTTCGAGGAGATCCAGGCCGCCGCCAATGCGGTCTGGAACGAACGGTTGCAGGTGATGCGGCCGGAAGGCGCGACGCTGCCGCAACTGCGGACCGTGTACGGAAACCTGTACCGCCTGAACCTCTACCCGAACTCGCATTTCGAGAACGTGGGTACGGCGGAAGCGCCCGAATACCGCTATGCGAGCGCGGTGCTGCCGGTTGAAGGTACGGCGACCGCGCGCGACACCAATGCGGTCGTGAGGCCCGGCAAGATGTACGTGAACAGTGGGTTCTGGGACACGTACCGGACCGCGTGGCCGGCGTACGCGTTCTTCTACCCGGAGTTGACCGGCGAGCTGATCGATGGATTCGTGCAGCAGTACCGCGACGGCGGGTGGATCGCGCGCTGGTCGTCACCGGGGTACGCCGACTGCATGACCGGGACGAGTTCGGACGTGTCGTTCGCGGACGCGTACCTGAAGGGCGTGCCGCTGCCGGATGCACTCGCGACGTACGACGCCGGGCTCCGGAACGCGACCGTCGCGCCGGAGGCGACCGAGGTCGGGCGAAAGGGCGCGGAGACCGGGTTCTTCGCCGGGTACGTGAGCACCGGCACCGAGGAGAGCGTTTCGTGGTCGCTGGAGGCGTACCTGAACGACTTCGGGCTCGCGCAGGTGGCGGCGCGACTGGCCGAGGACCCGGCGGTGCCGCCCGCGCGGCGCGCTGAATTGCTGGAAGAAGCGGAATACCTGCGGCGGCGGTCGCTGAACTACGTGCTGCTGTTCGACGACGCGATCAATTTCTTCCAGGGGCGGCGCCCGGACGGTACGTTCGCCAAGCCGGCCGCCGAGTTCGACCCCGAGGAATGGGGCGGCGACTTCACCGAGACGGACGGCTGGAACTTCGCCTTCCACGTCGCGCACGATCCGCGCGGTCTGGCCAATCTGTACGGTGGCGCGGCCGGTCTGGAAGCCAAACTCGATGCATTCTTCGCGACCCCGGAACTGGCGGTGAAGAAAGGCACGTACTCGATCGTCATCCACGAAATGGTGGAGGCGCAGGCGGTCCGGATGGGCCAGTTCGGGTTCTCGAATCAGCCCGCGCATCATATCGCCTGGATGTACAACTACGCGGGCGCTCCGAACAAGACGCAGGCGATCGTACGCGAGGTCCTGGATCGTTTGTACGTCGGCGAAGAAATCGGCCAGGGATATCCGGGCGACGAGGACAACGGCGAAATGTCGGCGTGGTATTTGTTCGCCGCGCTCGGCTTGTACCCGCTGCGCGTCGGCGCGCCCGAGTACGCGATCGGCTCCCCGCTGTTCCCGCGCACCGTCGTCACTCCGCTGGGCGGTTCACCCCTGACCATCACCGCCGACGGCGCCGAACACCCGTACGTCCAAGCCGTTTCCCTGAACGGCCGCAAGCTGTCGACGGCCTCCGTCGCACACGCCGACCTGATCGGCGCGACTCAGCTCGACTTCACGCTCGGCGCGGCTCCGTCCACGTGGGCGACCCAGGAGTTCCCGCCGTCACTGACAGCGGATGACAAGATCGCCACCCCGCTGACCGACCTGATCCCCACCGACCCGTCCAACCCGCTCTTCGACGACACGTCCGCCACCGAAACCCGGCTGGGCCCGCACACCACCTGGTCGCTGCCCGCCCCCGGCACCGCGACCCTCTACACGCTCACCTGCGCCGACGCCGAAACCGCCCCCACCGCCTGGCGCCTGGAAGGCTCACTCGACGGCATCACTTGGACCACCCTCGACAACCGCACCAACACCATCTTCCGCTGGCCGCGCCAAACCCGCCCCTTCACCATCCCCACTCCGGGCGCCTACCAGCACTACCGCCTGTCCCTCCCCACCCCAGCCACACTCACCCAACTGGAGCTCCTGCAGTAACCGGCGGGCTACTGCTTGGGGGCTGAGGTGGCTCGGATGTGGAGTTCGGTGCGGAGGGTGACCGTGGACGGCGGGCGGCCGGGGGCTGCCGTGCGGTCCTTGAGGAGGAGGCCGGCGGTGCGGCCCAGCTCGTACGTGGGCTGGGCGACCGTGGTCAGGCTGGGGATGACCAGGTCCGCCCACGGGATGTCGTCGAAACCGAC
The genomic region above belongs to Kribbella solani and contains:
- a CDS encoding NAD-dependent dehydratase, translated to MNLLVLGGTKNLGRHVVEAALAAGHELTLFNRGRTNPELFPGVRRLIGERAAPDVLAAGEWDGVIDLSGFLIRDVSLSAALLRDRCAHYTFMSSIAVYASKTARGMTDSAPLLPWPDGAPEDEFTMDLYGPSKVRCESLLNATFGERTAAVRSGFVVGPYNPDFGNWGWALAHGGSLECAARPEQPIQYIDARDLADFLLRVTVERSPGPYNAVGPTRTMTELADAWLAAAPGSRTVDWSPATDRFHLPHDGSNDGTFQLDNSRAVAAGLRLRPDAEIARDYLAWLQAGNIPPDPPH
- a CDS encoding GH92 family glycosyl hydrolase: MIIKTGGGPGGPTSPRAGFSSVDATRYSGSSGGRQEVDLPVAERVIQPGDRLRYKIYPELDAALTYTATYAAVELAFADGTRSAGLDQYGNPADAAGQGAAKILYTNQWNDVQVELPAGKTVARAVLVVDAPEPGHEFAGWIDDVEIGPAPPAPDGTDLAAYVDTRRGTNASHDFSRGNTLPITAWPNGFNFLTPVTNASTHRWPYEYHRANNADNRPELQGLTFSHQPSPWMGDRDQLTIMPVAAADPLGDPAERAAAFSHDDEIARPDLYAVTLANGIRAELTPTDHGATFRFTFPADAPGRHLVFDTIDENGEFGYDGTALTGWVENGSETGRTRMYCYGLLSAAPTKFGPAIGGRANGRAATFDVPEVTLRIATSFIGVDQARHNLSLELEGRTFEEIQAAANAVWNERLQVMRPEGATLPQLRTVYGNLYRLNLYPNSHFENVGTAEAPEYRYASAVLPVEGTATARDTNAVVRPGKMYVNSGFWDTYRTAWPAYAFFYPELTGELIDGFVQQYRDGGWIARWSSPGYADCMTGTSSDVSFADAYLKGVPLPDALATYDAGLRNATVAPEATEVGRKGAETGFFAGYVSTGTEESVSWSLEAYLNDFGLAQVAARLAEDPAVPPARRAELLEEAEYLRRRSLNYVLLFDDAINFFQGRRPDGTFAKPAAEFDPEEWGGDFTETDGWNFAFHVAHDPRGLANLYGGAAGLEAKLDAFFATPELAVKKGTYSIVIHEMVEAQAVRMGQFGFSNQPAHHIAWMYNYAGAPNKTQAIVREVLDRLYVGEEIGQGYPGDEDNGEMSAWYLFAALGLYPLRVGAPEYAIGSPLFPRTVVTPLGGSPLTITADGAEHPYVQAVSLNGRKLSTASVAHADLIGATQLDFTLGAAPSTWATQEFPPSLTADDKIATPLTDLIPTDPSNPLFDDTSATETRLGPHTTWSLPAPGTATLYTLTCADAETAPTAWRLEGSLDGITWTTLDNRTNTIFRWPRQTRPFTIPTPGAYQHYRLSLPTPATLTQLELLQ